A single genomic interval of Corylus avellana chromosome ca10, CavTom2PMs-1.0 harbors:
- the LOC132164497 gene encoding uncharacterized protein LOC132164497 yields the protein MATPLETSIRKKKVASSGQQNMKQLEREVSILQKMLNREEKMHEILEHVYNQHDASAITIPNFLPPKMKEVLAELAMVDDEISRLEGQIRQLQNSLKHEQQLTKQWQHEGTLHHYSPTPINNKGGGHEMMAFHDTKALHFISKAIKGDYNLHHFTLPDHKLGNSTGFHHYHKENHLRAEPAIFQDKAPRKSGILLKPSSPLRELRHPSPKPKERSNPPTILEQLPPKSQANAIQSSEDEEKQQWQPNKLSESIMKCLNVIYTRLLRTSRAMELEKSGPIFRSLIGTRSFRAETGSKPLLQKESRQQDPYGIFNMEESIPRDIGPYKNLVVFTSTSLDSKSISSPTSIPLLAKLRALMNNLQTVDLRSLTNQQKLAFWINMYNACIMHGFLQYGVPATPEKLLALMNKATLNIGGNIINAQAIEHFILRKPASSSRKEVYRKEEKDDKEVLVRKLYGLESMDPNVIFALSCGTRSSPAVRIYTGDGVAVELEKAKLDYLQASIVVSGTKRIAFPELLLQNMLDFAADTDSFVEWACQQLPTSGSLRKAMVDCFRGHNPGSRISTVLDNIPYDFEFQYLLAI from the exons ATGGCGACCCCATTGGAGACTAGTATT agaaagaaaaaggttgcAAGTAGTGGGCAGCAAAACATGAAGCAGCTTGAAAGAGAG GTCTCTATACTTCAAAAAATGCTGAATCGAGAAGAAAAGATGCATGAGATTTTGGAGCATGTCTATAATCAACATGATGCTTCTGCAATCACCATCCCTAACTTCCTTCCTCCTAAG ATGAAAGAGGTGTTAGCAGAGTTAGCTATGGTGGACGATGAGATAAGTCGACTAGAAGGGCAAATAAGGCAACTCCAAAACAGTTTGAAACACGAACAGCAACTCACCAAGCAATGGCAACATGAAGGAACTCTTCATCACTATTCCCCAACCCCCATCAACAATAAAGGTGGTGGCCATGAAATGATGGCCTTTCATGACACCAAAGCATTGCATTTCATAAGCAAAGCTATAAAAGGCGATTACAATCTTCACCACTTCACTCTACCTGATCACAAATTGGGAAACTCAACAGGATTTCACCATTATCACAAAGAAAATCATCTCCGTGCAGAGCCTGCTATATTTCAGGACAAGGCTCCAAGAAAAAGTGGGATATTGCTGAAGCCATCCTCGCCCTTGAGAGAACTGCGGCATCCATCACCCAAA CCAAAAGAACGTAGTAATCCACCAACTATTTTAGAGCAGCTCCCTCCAAAATCTCAAGCAAATGCAATACAATCATCAGAAGATGAGGAGAAGCAGCAATGGCAACCCAACAAGCTATCTGAGAGCATCATGAAATGTTTGAATGTCATATATACGAGGCTGCTTAGAACGTCAAGAGCAATGGAATTGGAGAAGTCAGGCCCAATATTCAGGTCTTTGATTGGCACAAGAAGCTTCAGGGCAGAGACAGGGTCAAAGCCTTTGTTACAAAAGGAGTCGAGGCAGCAAGACCCATATGGTATATTCAACATGGAAGAGTCCATTCCCAGGGATATTGGTCCTTACAAGAACTTGGTTGTCTTCACCTCAACCTCCCTCGACTCCAAGTCCATTTCAAGCCCTACCTCTATTCCTTTGCTAGCAAAGTTGAG GGCTTTGATGAACAATCTCCAGACGGTGGACTTGAGATCCTTGACAAACCAACAGAAATTAGCATTTTGGATCAACATGTACAATGCTTGTATCATGCAT GGATTTCTGCAGTATGGGGTGCCTGCTACTCCTGAAAAATTGCTTGCATTGATGAACAAG GCAACCCTTAACATAGGAGGTAATATAATAAATGCTCAAGCAATAGAGCATTTCATTTTGAGAAAGCCAGCATCTTCAAGTAGGAAAGAG GTTTATCGCAAGGAGGAAAAGGATGACAAAGAAGTGCTGGTTCGCAAACTTTATGGACTGGAGTCAATGGATCCAAATGTCATATTTGCTCTGTCTTGTGGAACTCGCTCATCTCCTGCT GTTAGAATATACACAGGTGATGGCGTAGCAGTTGAGTTGGAAAAAGCAAAGCTAGACTATTTGCAAGCTTCAATAGTAGTGAGTGGGACGAAAAGAATAGCATTCCCAGAGCTGCTGCTTCAAAACATGCTTGATTTTGCCGCAGACACAGACTCATTTGTGGAGTGGGCTTGCCAGCAGCTACCAACTTCAGGGTCATTGAGGAAGGCAATGGTGGATTGCTTCAGAGGCCACAACCCTGGCTCCAGGATATCTACTGTCCTTGACAATATACCATATGACTTTGAATTCCAGTATTTGCTGGCAATTTAG
- the LOC132164487 gene encoding kiwellin-like: MTNLMPLVSLSLIILPFLTHAISSCDGPCTTLNDCAGQLICINGKCNDDPDLGTHECSGGGGGGGGGSSPDPTNCPPSTSNPSCEGQSNPQYCSPPVTSSTQAHLTWNDFSEGGDGGDPSECDERYHENTELVVALSTGWYDKGSRCGKMIRITANNGKSTTAKVVDECDSVNGCDKAHAFQPPCRNNIVDGSSAVWDALGLDQDLGDVVVTWSMA; the protein is encoded by the coding sequence ATGACAAACTTAATGCCGTTGGTTTCCCTTTCCCTCATCATCCTTCCATTTCTCACACACGCCATCTCCTCCTGCGATGGCCCCTGTACGACTCTCAATGACTGTGCCGGCCAGCTCATTTGCATCAATGGCAAGTGCAACGACGACCCTGATCTGGGTACTCACGAGTGCTCtggcggaggaggaggaggaggaggaggctcCTCACCTGATCCAACCAACTGCCCGCCCTCCACGAGTAACCCCTCGTGCGAAGGCCAATCCAACCCTCAGTACTGCTCGCCCCCGGTGACATCCTCCACGCAAGCGCATCTCACATGGAACGATTTCAGCGAAGGTGGCGACGGCGGGGACCCATCGGAGTGCGACGAAAGGTACCACGAGAACACGGAGCTGGTGGTGGCGCTCTCGACAGGGTGGTATGATAAAGGGTCACGATGTGGGAAGATGATCAGGATTACGGCAAATAATGGGAAGAGTACGACGGCCAAGGTAGTGGACGAGTGTGACTCTGTGAATGGGTGTGACAAAGCGCACGCGTTTCAGCCACCATGTAGGAACAATATTGTAGATGGCTCCAGCGCTGTTTGGGATGCCTTGGGGTTGGATCAGGATCTGGGTGACGTGGTTGTTACTTGGTCTATGGCCTAG